Genomic DNA from Longimicrobium sp.:
GGCGCGCTATGGATCGCGGGTTCTCGGTGTGCATGCGCCCGGCGAGCGCCTCGAAGCGAACCACCTGTCCCGCGCGCAGGGCCACGATCTCGCCGTCCAGCACCAGGTCCGCGCCGTGGCGGTCGCGAAGCTCGCGAATGGCCGTGACCAACTCGGGGAACTGGGGAGCCTTGTCGTTGCCGTTGCGCGTCAGCAGCACCACGGCGCCCGCGGTGACGATGGCGATGGCGCGGATGCCGTCGTACTTGGGCTCGAACGTCCACTCCCCGCCCGCGGGCAGGTCGCGGGCGAGCGTGGCGAGCATGGGTCGGAACTCCGGCACCGCGGCCACGTCAGCCCGCGCCGGGCGGCAGTGGAGGACACACCGATTTGACTACTTTGTCCACAATAATTCCTCTTGGGCCGTCGGTGGTCCACGTGGCACACACGTTGGCTACTTTGTGGCGATAGGGGCCTTGCAGCGCCTTTTCGTGTTGCCCGAACCGCTTCGCGCACCTATCGTTGCCCGGCCCCTCGCACGTCTACTTTCCCAAGCAAGGCTTATGCGATCCGCACCGCGTTTCGTGACCGCAGCCGGTCTGGCCCTCGCGCTGTGTACGGCATCCCTGGACGCCGCCGCGCAAGGTCCGCTCCCTTCCATCGCCGAAAAGACGCGCGGCATGGACCGCCGCGACGGCTTCGTCCCCGTGTACTGGGACGCCGCCGCCGGCAAGCTGTGGATGGAGATCCCCCGCGCGGGCGAGGAGCTGATCTACGTCGTTTCGCTCCCGTCCGGGCTGGGCTCCAACGACGTGGGGCTGGACCGCGGTCAGATCGGCGGCGAGCGGCTGGTGCGGTTCGACCGCGTGGGCCCGCGCGTGCTGATGGTGCAGCCCAACCAGGCCTACCGCGCGGTGAGCGACGACCCCGACGAACGCCGCGCGGTGGAAGAGTCGTTCGCGCAGTCGGTGCTGTGGGGCTTTACCGTCGGGGCGGAGACGGAGGGGCGGGTGCTGGTGGATGCGACGGACTTCGTGCTGCGCGACGCGCACGGCGTGATCCCCGCCCTCAAGCGCGCCCGCCAGGGCGACTACAAGCTCGACGCCACCCGCAGCGCGCTCTATCTGCCGAACACCAGGGCCTTTCCGCGCAACACCGAGGTAGAGGTGACGCTCACCTTTACCGGCGACGCCCCGGGCGCCCTCGTCCGCACCGTCGCGCCCACGCCCGAGGCCGTCACGGTGCGCCAGCGGCACTCGTTCGTGGCGCTTCCCCCGCCGGGGTACCAGCCGCGCCGCAGCGACCCGCGCGCGGGCTTCTTCGGCATCTCGTTCTTCGACTATGCCACGCCCGTGGGTGAGGAGGTGGTACAGCGCTACATCTCGCGCCACCGGCTGGAAAAGCGCGACCCCACGGCCGCGGTCAGCGAGCCGGTGCAGCCCATCGTCTACTACGTGGACCGCGGCGCGCCCGAGCCCATCCGCTCGGCGCTGGTGGAGGGGGCGCGCTGGTGGAACCAGGCGTTCGAGGCCGCCGGCTACCGCGACGCCTTCCGCGTGGAGGTGATGCCGCCGGGGATGGACCCGCTGGACGCGCGCTACAACGTCATCCAGTGGGTGCACCGGTCCACGCGGGGATGGAGCTACGGCAACACCGTCACCGACCCGCGTACGGGCGAGATCATCAAGGGCCACGTGTCGCTCGGCAGCCTGCGGGTGCGGCAGGACTACCTGCTGGCCGAGGGGCTGCTGGCGCCGTACGCCACGGGGACGGAGATCCCGCCGGAGATGGAGCGGATGGCGCTCGCCCGCATCCGCCAGCTGTCGGCGCACGAGGTGGGG
This window encodes:
- a CDS encoding zinc-dependent metalloprotease, whose protein sequence is MTAAGLALALCTASLDAAAQGPLPSIAEKTRGMDRRDGFVPVYWDAAAGKLWMEIPRAGEELIYVVSLPSGLGSNDVGLDRGQIGGERLVRFDRVGPRVLMVQPNQAYRAVSDDPDERRAVEESFAQSVLWGFTVGAETEGRVLVDATDFVLRDAHGVIPALKRARQGDYKLDATRSALYLPNTRAFPRNTEVEVTLTFTGDAPGALVRTVAPTPEAVTVRQRHSFVALPPPGYQPRRSDPRAGFFGISFFDYATPVGEEVVQRYISRHRLEKRDPTAAVSEPVQPIVYYVDRGAPEPIRSALVEGARWWNQAFEAAGYRDAFRVEVMPPGMDPLDARYNVIQWVHRSTRGWSYGNTVTDPRTGEIIKGHVSLGSLRVRQDYLLAEGLLAPYATGTEIPPEMERMALARIRQLSAHEVGHTLGLAHNYVASAQGRASVMDYPHPQVRLRADGTIDLSEAYTAEIGAWDKLAITWGYQHFPAGTDERTALGGILADTRGRGLTFVTDEDARAPGGLHPQAHLWDNGGDAAAELRRTMAVRRAALQRFGERAIRAGRPMATIEEALVPLYLHHRYQVEAAVKVLGGMSYTYALRGDRQDPLTPVPAAVQRAALDALLMTLDPAELAMPRPLLELIPPRPFTYGAHRELFDRWTGLGFDAVSPAASAADLTVGLLLNDERAARLVQQNALNPAMPGLEWTLDQLVRGTFGRRHSDAYLAEIDRAVERVVVDHLM